One window from the genome of Scatophagus argus isolate fScaArg1 chromosome 13, fScaArg1.pri, whole genome shotgun sequence encodes:
- the LOC124069836 gene encoding ephrin type-A receptor 4-like isoform X4, protein MEPHQAARRASGSHTRVDAAAHMAASVQRIFPTFIWIITLVSSSRTRVYPPNEVTLLDTRTVPGELKWAASPSEGGWEEVSIMDEKNIPIRTYQVCNVLEPNQNNWLRTDWIPRSGAQRVYVEVKFTLRDCNSLPGVTGTCKETFNLYYHESNEDRESYIKESSFMKVDTVAADESFTQVDVGDRIMKLNTEVRDVRVTTRKGFYLAFQDVGACIALVSVRVFYKTCPLTVRNLATFPDTVTGADTSSLVEVRGSCVNQSEEREEPKMYCGADGEWLVPIGGCLCNPGYQEKSGTCKACSVGFYKAKSSDTGCSKCPPYSHSLRDGATVCDCHSGFFRADSDPLSMACTQPPSAPQQLISVVNETSVVLEWAPPRRLGGRSDTSYSLECLICQTGIHSQTGSKAFSRNHSISHSEGQHSGLGMQSDQGIVGSEVQSERGVFQGRPLPGDYPRVSSSSSSQLCLQCGSDVIFSPSQTGLKTTRVVVSELRAHTHYTFIVHARNGVSQASGAGAAQSVSVTVTTNQAAPSPVSSIQVTDVTRHSLSLAWQQPDRPNGVILEYEVKFYEKDQKERSYRIIRTFSRSVDVTGLNPLTVYVFHVRARTAAGYGEFSAPFEFSTNSDPFPLIGEGVNSAFLLLSVSGVGILLLISAAVFIISRRRSKYSKTKQDSEEEKHLNPGVKIYVDPFTYEDPDQAIHEFAKEIDVNSIHIERVIGMGEFGEVCSGRLRVQGKREIYVAIKSLKAGYSDKQRRDFLSEASIMGQFDHPNIIRLEGVVTRCKPLMIITEYMENGSLDAFLRKHDGQFTVIQLVGMLRGIASGMKYLSDMSYVHRDLAARNILVNSNLVCKVSDFGLSRVLEDDPEAAYTTREATGTYLSPGGKIPIRWTAPEAIAYRKFTTASDVWSYGIVMWEVVSYGERPYWDMNNQDVIKAIEEGYRLPAPMDCPVVLHQLMLDCWERERAERPTFSQILNMLDKLIRNPGTLRRTGGDRPTSTMLESGVGSEVCVSVVPEVCVPEWSVCVWLQSIGLERYRDTLTAAGYTSLDSLLALTHQEMDRLGVITPSHQDILMASVQQEVLSQMQHMQHTMVPV, encoded by the exons ATGGAGCCGCATCAGGCAGCGCGCAGAGCCAGCGGATCACACACACGCGTTGACGCGGCGGCACACATGGCTGCAAGTGTACAGCGAATATTTCCTACGTTCATCTGGATAATAACGCTAGTCTCGAGTTCCAGGACGAGGGTTTATCCACCCAACGAAG TGACCCTGCTGGATACCAGGACAGTGCCAGGAGAGCTGAAATGGGCAGCCAGCCCTTCAGAGGGAGGG tGGGAAGAGGTGAGTATTATGGATGAGAAAAACATCCCCATCAGAACATACCAGGTGTGCAATGTCTTAGAGCCCAATCAAAACAACTGGCTGAGGACAGACTGGATTCCTCGATCTGGCGCTCAGCGGGTCTACGTTGAAGTCAAGTTCACCCTGAGAGACTGTAATAGCCTGCCAGGGGTCACTGGCACCTGCAAG GAGACATTCAATCTGTACTACCACGAATCAAACGAAGACAGAGAGAGCTACATCAAAGAAAGCAGCTTCATGAAGGTGGACACTGTGGCAGCAGACGAGAGCTTCACTCAG GTGGATGTTGGTGACCGCATCATGAAGCTGAACACCGAGGTGCGAGATGTAAGGGTCACAACCCGAAAGGGTTTCTACCTGGCCTTTCAGGATGTCGGCGCCTGCATCGCTTTGGTCTCTGTCAGAGTTTTCTACAAAACCTGCCCGCTCACCGTCCGCAACCTGGCAACTTTTCCAGACACCGTTACCGGAGCTGATACGTCTTCATTAGTGGAGGTCAGGGGCTCTTGTGTCAACCAATCAGAAGAGCGAGAGGAGCCTAAAATGTACTGCGGTGCTGATGGGGAGTGGTTGGTTCCTATTGGTGGATGTCTCTGTAACCCAGGATATCAAGAGAAAAGTGGCACATGTAAAG CCTGCTCTGTTGGCTTTTACAAGGCAAAATCTTCAGATACAGGATGTTCTAAGTGTCCTCCATACAGCCACTCACTCAGAGACGGAGCGACTGTTTGTGACTGCCACTCTGGATTCTTCCGGGCTGACAGCGACCCTCTGTCCATGGCCTGTACCc aGCCACCGTCAGCCCCACAGCAGCTCATCTCCGTGGTGAATGAGACATCGGTGGTCTTGGAGTGGGCCCCCCCTCGTCGGCTTGGAGGACGAAGTGACACCAGCTACAGTCTGGAGTGTCTCATCTGTCAAACAGGAATCCACAGTCAAACTGGCAGTAAAGCCTTCTCCAGGAATCACAGCATCTCCCACAGTGAGGGTCAGCACAGTGGCCTTGGGATGCAGTCAGACCAGGGGATTGTGGGATCTGAAGTCCAGTCAGAGAGAGGTGTCTTCCAGGGCAGGCCACTGCCTGGAGATTACCCGAGAGTCAGCTCAAGCTCCAGCTCTCAGCTCTGCCTGCAGTGTGGCTCCGATGTAATCTTCTCTCCCAGCCAAACTGGCCTGAAGACCACCAGGGTGGTGGTGAGCGAGCTCAGGGCCCACACACACTACACCTTCATCGTGCATGCACGCAACGGGGTCTCCCAGGCCAGTGGTGCAGGAGCAGCCCagagtgtgtctgtcacagtcaCCACCAACCAAGCAG ctcCCTCTCCGGTGTCCTCCATCCAAGTCACTGATGTCACCAGGCACAGTCTGTCGTTGGCGTGGCAACAGCCGGATCGACCCAATGGGGTCATCCTAGAATACGAGGTCAAGTTCTACGAAAAG GATCAGAAAGAGAGGTCCTACCGTATAATTAGGACCTTCTCTCGGAGCGTCGATGTCACGGGTCTCAACCCCCTCACTGTTTATGTGTTCCACGTCCGCGCTCGCACGGCGGCTGGATATGGAGAGTTCAGTGCTCCTTTTGAATTCTCCACCAATTCAG ATCCCTTCCCTTTGATTGGAGAAGGAGTAAACTCagccttcctgctgctgtctgtcagtgggGTGGGAATTTTACTGCTGATATCTGCAGCTGTCTTCATCATTAGCCGCAg GAGGAGCaagtacagtaaaacaaagcaggactcagaggaggaaaaacatctTAACCCAG GAGTCAAAATCTATGTGGACCCGTTCACCTATGAAGACCCCGATCAAGCCATCCACGAGTTTGCCAAGGAGATTGACGTTAACAGTATTCACATTGAGAGAGTTATTGGCATGG gagagTTTGGGGAGGTGTGCAGTGGTCGGCTGCGTGTTCAGGGAAAGAGGGAGATCTATGTGGCCATCAAGAGCCTGAAGGCGGGTTActcagacaaacagaggagggacttcctgtctgaggcCTCCATCATGGGACAGTTCGACCATCCGAATATCATCAGGCTGGAGGGTGTCGTCACTAGAT GTAAGCCACTGATGATCATCACAGAATACATGGAAAATGGATCCCTGGATGCTTTCCTTCGG AAACATGATGGCCAGTTCACAGTGATCCAGCTGGTTGGCATGCTGCGAGGCATCGCCTCAGGTATGAAGTACCTGTCAGACATGAGCTACGTTCACAGAGACCTGGCAGCTCGGAACATCCTGGTCAACAGCAACCTGGTGTGTAAGGTGTCTGATTTTGGCCTGAGTCGGGTTCTGGAGGATGACCCAGAGGCTGCCTACACTACAAGG GAGGCCACTGGGACATATCTTTCCCCTGGAGGGAAGATACCCATCAGGTGGACGGCTCCAGAGGCCATAGCCTACAGGAAGTTCACCACGGCCAGCGACGTGTGGAGTTATGGTATCGTCATGTGGGAGGTGGTTTCATATGGAGAAAGACCCTACTGGGACATGAACAACCAGGAT GTGATTAAAGCGATTGAAGAGGGCTACCGTCTGCCTGCTCCCATGGACTGTCCTGTGGTTCTGCACCAGTTAATGTTGGATTGctgggagagagagcgagcagagAGACCCACCTTCAGCCAGATACTCAACATGCTGGATAAACTCATCCGTAACCCTGGAACACTGCGCCGCACAGGAGGGGACAG gcCCACAAGCACTATGCTGGAGTCAGGAGTGGGTTCAGAGGTGTGCGTGTCAGTTGTACCGGAGGTGTGTGTGCCAGAGTGGTCGgtgtgtgtctggctgcagTCCATTGGGTTGGAGAGGTACAGagacactctgacagcagcaggatacACCAGCCTTGACAGCCTCCTGGCTCTCACACACCA GGAGATGGACAGACTTGGAGTAATCACACCATCACACCAGGACATACTAATGGCTAGTGTGCAGCAAGAAGTGCTGTCTCAAATGCAGCACATGCAACACACAATGGTTCCAGTCTGA